One Candidatus Endomicrobium procryptotermitis genomic region harbors:
- the rfbC gene encoding dTDP-4-dehydrorhamnose 3,5-epimerase codes for MKFTPLKIKGAFLIELDCHRDERGTFTKFFCKEEFLKAGIKFNSVQCNVSVNYKAGTLRGLHFQMTKKENKLVSCICGACYDVCVDIDKNSPTYLQWEAVELSQDNGKMILIPPACAHGFQTLKNNTVICYHVNEIFKPNLYSGLCWNDPKIGIIWPKCKKRIINDRDKNYELL; via the coding sequence ATGAAGTTTACTCCTTTAAAAATAAAAGGAGCGTTTTTGATAGAGCTTGACTGCCACAGAGACGAACGCGGAACTTTTACAAAATTTTTTTGCAAGGAAGAATTTTTAAAAGCCGGGATAAAATTTAATTCCGTTCAATGCAACGTATCCGTAAATTATAAAGCGGGGACATTAAGAGGTTTACATTTTCAGATGACAAAAAAAGAAAATAAACTGGTTTCTTGCATATGCGGGGCTTGTTATGACGTTTGCGTTGACATAGATAAAAATTCTCCGACATACTTGCAATGGGAAGCGGTAGAATTATCCCAAGACAACGGAAAAATGATTTTAATCCCGCCTGCTTGCGCACACGGTTTTCAAACTTTAAAAAATAACACGGTAATATGCTATCACGTGAACGAAATTTTTAAGCCAAACTTATATTCCGGTCTTTGCTGGAACGACCCTAAAATAGGCATAATTTGGCCAAAATGTAAAAAAAGAATAATTAACGACAGGGACAAAAATTATGAACTCTTATAA
- the rfbH gene encoding lipopolysaccharide biosynthesis protein RfbH, whose product MKETDLRKQILSLCVKYAKNFHKPKKYKNGDYVRYAGRVFDETEIKNLIDASLDFWLTAGKWTSEFEKELAKFLGIRHCLFVNSGSSANLLAFAALTSPLLKERAIKRGDEIITTAAGFSTTVTPIIQYGAVPVFIDITIAQYNIDVKALNKALTKKTKAVMIAHTLGNPFDLKSVSDFCKKNNLWLIEDNCDALGSQYKIDGKFKYTGTIGDIGTSSFYPPHHMTTGEGGAVYTDNPLLRKIMLSLRDWGRDCRCAPGQDNLCKKRFDGQFGLLPKGYDHKYVYSHFGYNLKATDLQAAIGCAQIKKLPSFIRKRRENWQYLKKKLESLSDVLILPEPEKNSVPSWFGFLITIKRGAKISRDDIVLHLEKNNIQTRTLFSGNLIKHPCFDFIRKNKKAYKTIGDLKNTDFIMNSTFWIGVYPAMTKKMLKFMTDKLKEALK is encoded by the coding sequence ATGAAAGAAACTGATTTAAGAAAACAAATTCTTTCTCTGTGCGTAAAATATGCAAAGAATTTTCACAAACCTAAAAAATATAAAAATGGGGACTATGTCCGCTATGCAGGCAGAGTTTTTGACGAAACAGAAATAAAAAACCTTATAGACGCTTCACTTGATTTTTGGCTTACGGCAGGTAAATGGACGTCAGAATTTGAGAAAGAGCTTGCAAAATTTTTAGGCATCAGACATTGTTTGTTCGTAAATTCAGGTTCTTCTGCAAATTTGTTGGCTTTTGCGGCTTTAACTTCCCCTCTTTTAAAAGAGCGCGCAATAAAAAGAGGCGACGAAATTATAACGACAGCCGCAGGTTTTTCTACGACTGTAACGCCGATAATTCAATACGGAGCGGTTCCCGTTTTTATAGACATAACAATCGCGCAATACAATATAGACGTAAAAGCGTTAAACAAAGCTCTTACGAAAAAAACAAAAGCGGTGATGATAGCGCACACTTTGGGAAATCCCTTTGACTTGAAATCCGTTAGCGATTTCTGCAAAAAAAACAACCTTTGGCTGATAGAAGACAATTGCGATGCGCTTGGCTCGCAGTATAAAATAGATGGGAAATTTAAATATACGGGAACTATAGGCGACATAGGGACTTCAAGTTTTTACCCGCCGCATCATATGACTACAGGTGAAGGAGGAGCAGTTTATACGGATAATCCGCTTTTACGTAAAATAATGTTATCGCTAAGAGATTGGGGCAGAGACTGCCGCTGTGCGCCGGGGCAGGACAATTTATGTAAGAAAAGATTTGACGGGCAATTCGGGCTTTTGCCAAAAGGATACGATCACAAATATGTCTATTCGCATTTTGGATACAATTTAAAAGCCACAGATTTACAGGCTGCAATAGGCTGCGCACAAATAAAAAAGCTCCCCTCTTTTATACGCAAACGGCGTGAAAATTGGCAGTATTTGAAAAAAAAACTTGAAAGTTTATCCGACGTTTTAATTCTGCCCGAACCTGAAAAAAATTCCGTTCCGTCATGGTTTGGATTTTTGATAACGATAAAGCGCGGCGCAAAAATTTCAAGGGATGACATTGTCTTGCATTTAGAAAAAAACAATATTCAAACAAGAACTCTCTTTAGCGGAAATCTTATAAAACACCCCTGCTTTGATTTTATAAGAAAAAATAAAAAAGCCTATAAAACAATCGGAGACCTTAAAAATACGGATTTTATAATGAACAGTACTTTTTGGATAGGAGTATATCCCGCAATGACAAAAAAAATGTTAAAGTTTATGACGGACAAACTTAAAGAGGCGTTAAAATGA
- a CDS encoding NAD-dependent epimerase/dehydratase family protein produces the protein MKILLTGATGFLGSAILKALLKNNHNVIIIKRSFSDCSKIMNELKCCRCYDIDKTGVSAIFNDNTAIDIVIHTATCYGRNGESAAQINNSNVLFPLELMDYASKNNVKTFINTSSFFQKISDSSYPLYPYIKTKRDFLNWGELFAKEEKINFININIQHLYGSNDKSKFIPFIIDNCLKNVPYIDVTFGQQHRDFVHIDDVIDAYVKTTDAGGGGGGGGGGGGGGGGGVGGGGGGGVGGGGGGGGGGGWGGGGGG, from the coding sequence ATGAAAATTCTGCTCACTGGAGCTACCGGTTTTTTGGGAAGCGCCATATTAAAAGCTCTGTTAAAAAATAATCACAATGTGATAATAATCAAACGCAGTTTTTCAGACTGTTCCAAAATAATGAACGAGCTGAAATGCTGCCGCTGTTATGACATAGATAAAACAGGCGTCAGCGCTATTTTCAATGACAATACCGCTATTGACATTGTTATCCACACCGCTACATGTTATGGGAGAAATGGAGAATCGGCGGCGCAGATAAATAATTCAAATGTTTTGTTCCCGCTTGAGTTAATGGATTATGCTTCAAAAAATAACGTTAAAACATTTATAAATACCTCTTCTTTTTTTCAAAAAATCAGCGATTCTTCATATCCGTTATATCCTTATATTAAAACAAAACGGGATTTTTTAAATTGGGGCGAATTGTTTGCCAAAGAGGAAAAGATTAATTTTATAAATATCAACATACAGCATTTATACGGTTCAAACGATAAAAGCAAGTTTATACCTTTTATTATCGACAATTGTTTAAAAAATGTTCCTTACATAGATGTTACCTTTGGACAACAGCACAGAGATTTCGTCCATATAGACGACGTAATAGACGCTTATGTAAAAACTACAGATGCGGGGGGGGGGGGGGGGGGGGGGGGGGGGGGGGGCGGGGGGGGGGGGGGGGGGGTGGGGGGGGGGGGGGGGGGGGGGGTGGGGGGGGGGGGGGGGGGGGGGGGGGGGGGGGGGTGGGGGGGGGGGGGGGGGGGG
- a CDS encoding NAD(P)-dependent oxidoreductase → MNSYKKVVITGATGLIGKEAIKPLKEAGFDVYALTIDKIEASSNADNVHFIPCNLFDDNAVKKVFDEIKPSHLLNFAWATTDDYLTSNINFDFLRAGLNLLKYFAAYGGKRAVFPGTCFEYAFKDTPLKEMDEVLPQTTYAKCKNHLRQLSEIFCRQNGISFGWGRIFYVYGHNENTKRLTAHIINSIKNNKEVTINSGSLVKDYIYSKDIAQAFVKFLDGDTQGIVNICTGQGITLGEYALTIAKKLGRADLIKIFNEPTTQPTVIIGDNSRLLTEVGYKIQYLLDQALDNILNG, encoded by the coding sequence ATGAACTCTTATAAAAAAGTTGTTATAACGGGCGCGACCGGACTCATAGGAAAAGAAGCAATAAAACCTCTAAAAGAGGCGGGATTTGACGTTTACGCTCTTACTATAGACAAAATAGAAGCGTCATCAAATGCAGACAACGTCCATTTTATACCGTGTAATTTATTTGACGATAATGCCGTAAAAAAAGTTTTTGACGAAATAAAACCTTCGCATCTTTTAAATTTTGCTTGGGCTACCACAGATGATTATTTAACGTCAAATATCAACTTTGATTTTTTAAGAGCAGGACTTAATTTATTAAAATATTTTGCGGCATACGGCGGCAAAAGGGCTGTATTTCCGGGAACCTGTTTTGAATATGCCTTTAAAGATACTCCTCTTAAAGAAATGGATGAAGTCCTCCCTCAAACGACCTATGCAAAATGCAAAAATCATTTAAGGCAATTATCTGAAATTTTTTGCAGACAAAATGGAATAAGTTTTGGCTGGGGCAGAATTTTTTATGTCTATGGACACAACGAAAATACAAAAAGGCTTACCGCACATATCATAAATTCAATAAAAAATAATAAAGAAGTAACAATAAACTCCGGTTCTTTAGTGAAAGATTACATATATTCAAAAGACATAGCGCAGGCTTTTGTGAAATTTTTAGACGGCGATACGCAAGGCATAGTAAATATATGCACAGGGCAAGGCATAACTCTTGGTGAATATGCTTTGACAATAGCAAAAAAACTGGGCAGAGCCGATTTAATTAAAATTTTTAACGAACCAACGACCCAGCCGACTGTAATCATAGGTGACAATTCAAGACTTTTAACAGAAGTCGGCTATAAAATACAATATTTGCTAGACCAAGCTCTCGACAACATTTTAAACGGCTGA